In the genome of Streptomyces collinus, one region contains:
- a CDS encoding histidine phosphatase family protein: protein MGDLLLVRHGETEWSRSGQHTSFTDLPLTPHGEEQAASLAPLLADRTFALVLTSPLARAVRTAELAGLTGTLRDADLHEWYYGAYEGVTTEEIHRTRPDWDLWTDGGPPGPDGRPGESPEEVGERADRVLARAEKSLPEGDVMLVAHGHFLRVLTARRLGLPPARGQLFRLETGTVSRLSTEHGRPVIAEWNSRA, encoded by the coding sequence GTGGGTGATCTGCTGCTCGTCCGCCACGGCGAGACGGAGTGGAGCCGGAGCGGACAGCACACCAGCTTCACCGACCTGCCCCTCACCCCGCACGGTGAGGAGCAGGCCGCGTCCCTCGCTCCGCTCCTGGCGGACCGTACCTTCGCGCTGGTGCTCACCAGCCCGCTCGCCCGCGCGGTGCGCACCGCCGAACTCGCGGGCCTGACCGGGACCCTGCGGGACGCGGACCTGCACGAGTGGTACTACGGCGCCTACGAGGGCGTCACCACCGAGGAGATACACCGCACCCGCCCCGACTGGGACCTGTGGACCGACGGGGGGCCGCCCGGCCCCGACGGCCGGCCCGGCGAGTCCCCCGAGGAGGTCGGCGAACGCGCCGACCGGGTGCTGGCCCGGGCGGAGAAGTCGCTGCCCGAGGGCGATGTGATGCTGGTGGCGCACGGCCACTTCCTCCGCGTCCTGACGGCCCGCCGGCTGGGTCTGCCCCCGGCGCGGGGGCAGTTGTTCCGGCTGGAGACCGGCACGGTCAGCCGGCTGTCCACCGAGCACGGCCGGCCCGTGATCGCGGAGTGGAACTCCAGGGCGTAA
- the gnd gene encoding phosphogluconate dehydrogenase (NAD(+)-dependent, decarboxylating) has protein sequence MQIGLVGLGKMGGNMRERLRNAGHTVIGYDTNPDKSDVASLADLVNQLEAPRTVWVMVPAGDPTQHVIDRLADLLKPYDTVVDGGNSRWTDDEKHAEELSKRGIGFVDAGVSGGVWGLKNGYALMVGGEKEYVDPLRPIFEALKPEGPYGFVHAGKVGAGHFAKMVHNGIEYAMMQAYAEGWELLEAVDSVDNVREVFRSWQEGTVIRSWLLDLAVNALDEDEHLENLRGFAQDSGEGRWTVEAAIDNSVPLPAITASLFSRFASRQDDSPQMKMIAALRNQFGGHAVESAKKA, from the coding sequence ATGCAGATCGGTCTTGTGGGTCTCGGCAAGATGGGCGGCAACATGCGCGAGCGCCTGCGCAACGCCGGCCACACCGTCATCGGCTACGACACCAACCCGGACAAGTCGGACGTCGCCAGCCTGGCCGACCTCGTCAACCAACTGGAGGCGCCGCGCACGGTCTGGGTCATGGTCCCGGCGGGCGACCCCACCCAGCACGTCATCGACCGTCTGGCGGACCTCCTCAAGCCCTACGACACGGTGGTCGACGGCGGCAACTCCCGCTGGACGGACGACGAGAAGCACGCCGAGGAACTGAGCAAGCGCGGCATCGGCTTCGTCGACGCGGGCGTCTCCGGCGGCGTGTGGGGCCTCAAGAACGGCTACGCCCTGATGGTCGGCGGCGAGAAGGAGTACGTCGACCCACTCCGGCCGATCTTCGAGGCGCTGAAGCCGGAAGGCCCGTACGGCTTCGTCCACGCGGGCAAGGTGGGCGCCGGGCACTTCGCAAAGATGGTCCACAACGGCATCGAGTACGCCATGATGCAGGCCTACGCCGAGGGCTGGGAGCTGCTGGAGGCCGTGGACTCGGTGGACAACGTCCGCGAGGTGTTCCGCTCCTGGCAGGAGGGCACCGTCATCCGCTCCTGGCTGCTCGACCTCGCGGTCAACGCGCTCGACGAGGACGAGCACCTGGAGAACCTCCGGGGATTCGCCCAGGACTCCGGCGAGGGACGCTGGACCGTGGAGGCGGCGATCGACAACTCCGTGCCGCTGCCCGCGATCACCGCCTCCCTGTTCTCCCGATTCGCCTCCCGGCAGGACGACTCGCCGCAGATGAAGATGATCGCGGCGCTGCGCAACCAGTTCGGCGGCCACGCCGTCGAGTCCGCGAAGAAGGCGTAG
- the pgi gene encoding glucose-6-phosphate isomerase, translating into MSDSPSGTPRLTRRPEWTALEDHRTDALPQPDLRELFAADPGRAERYVVHVGDLRIDYSKHLVTDETLALLQELAAATGVFGLRDAMFAGEKINVTEDRAVLHTALRAPRDAVVEVDGENVVPGVHAVLDQMAAFADRVRSGEWTGHTGRRIRNVVNIGIGGSDLGPAMAYEALRPFTDRDLTFRFVSNVDGSDLHEAVRDLDPAETLFIVASKTFTTIETITNATSARSWLLKGLGGGGTSRSSEAESGGEKAVAKHFVALSTNAEKVAGFGIDVDNMFEFWDWVGGRYSYDSAIGLSLMIAIGPDRFREMLDGFRIVDEHFRNAPAEANAPLIMGLLGIWYGNFHDAQSHAVLPYSHYLSKFTAYLQQLDMESNGKSVDRDGNPVDWQTGPVVWGTPGTNGQHAYYQLIHQGTKLIPADLIGFARPVAELSGELKAQHDLLMANLFAQGQALAFGKTAEEVRAEGVPEEQVPHRTFRGNHPTTTILATELTPSVLGQLVALYEHKVFVQGAVWNIDSFDQWGVELGKVLAKRVEPALTEGADVPGLDPSTAALVAAYRNLREVN; encoded by the coding sequence ATGTCTGACTCCCCCTCCGGAACCCCCCGGCTCACCCGGCGGCCCGAGTGGACCGCCTTGGAGGACCACCGCACGGACGCCCTGCCGCAGCCCGATCTGCGGGAGCTGTTCGCGGCGGACCCGGGACGCGCCGAGCGCTACGTCGTGCACGTGGGCGACCTGCGCATCGACTACTCCAAGCACCTGGTCACCGACGAGACGCTGGCCCTGCTCCAGGAGCTGGCCGCGGCGACGGGCGTGTTCGGGCTGCGCGATGCCATGTTCGCCGGCGAGAAGATCAACGTCACCGAGGACCGGGCCGTGCTGCACACCGCCCTGCGCGCGCCCCGGGACGCCGTCGTCGAGGTCGACGGCGAGAACGTCGTCCCGGGCGTGCACGCGGTGCTCGACCAGATGGCCGCCTTCGCGGACCGGGTGCGCTCCGGGGAGTGGACCGGCCACACCGGCCGGCGGATCCGCAACGTCGTCAACATCGGCATCGGCGGCTCGGACCTCGGTCCGGCGATGGCCTACGAGGCGCTGCGGCCGTTCACGGACCGGGATCTGACGTTCCGCTTCGTGTCGAACGTGGACGGCTCGGACCTGCACGAGGCGGTGCGTGACCTGGACCCGGCGGAGACGCTGTTCATCGTCGCGTCCAAGACCTTCACCACGATCGAGACGATCACGAACGCCACGTCGGCGCGCTCCTGGCTGCTGAAGGGCCTGGGGGGTGGGGGTACCTCCCGCTCGAGCGAAGCCGAGAGTGGGGGAGAGAAGGCAGTGGCGAAGCACTTCGTCGCCCTGTCGACCAACGCGGAGAAGGTCGCCGGCTTCGGCATCGACGTCGACAACATGTTCGAGTTCTGGGACTGGGTCGGCGGCCGCTACTCGTACGACTCCGCGATCGGCCTGTCCCTGATGATCGCCATCGGCCCGGACCGCTTCCGGGAGATGCTCGACGGCTTCCGCATCGTCGACGAGCACTTCCGCAACGCCCCGGCTGAGGCCAACGCCCCGCTCATCATGGGCCTGCTCGGCATCTGGTACGGCAACTTCCACGACGCCCAGTCGCACGCCGTGCTGCCCTACAGCCACTACCTGTCCAAGTTCACCGCCTACCTCCAGCAGCTCGACATGGAGTCCAACGGCAAGTCGGTGGACCGCGACGGGAACCCGGTGGACTGGCAGACCGGGCCGGTGGTGTGGGGCACGCCGGGCACCAACGGGCAGCACGCCTACTACCAGCTCATCCACCAGGGCACCAAGCTCATCCCGGCCGACCTGATCGGCTTCGCCCGGCCGGTCGCCGAGCTGAGCGGCGAACTGAAGGCGCAGCACGACCTGCTGATGGCCAACCTGTTCGCGCAGGGGCAGGCGCTCGCCTTCGGCAAGACCGCCGAGGAGGTACGCGCGGAGGGCGTGCCCGAGGAGCAGGTGCCGCACCGCACGTTCCGGGGCAACCACCCGACCACGACGATCCTCGCCACCGAACTGACCCCGTCGGTCCTCGGCCAGCTGGTCGCGCTCTACGAGCACAAGGTGTTCGTGCAGGGCGCGGTGTGGAACATCGACTCCTTCGACCAGTGGGGTGTCGAGCTCGGCAAGGTCCTCGCCAAACGCGTCGAGCCCGCCTTGACCGAGGGCGCTGACGTCCCCGGTCTCGACCCGTCCACGGCCGCGCTGGTGGCCGCCTACCGCAATCTTCGGGAAGTGAACTGA
- the opcA gene encoding glucose-6-phosphate dehydrogenase assembly protein OpcA — protein sequence MKIDLTDTTASKINKALVQGRRAIGTPAVGMVLTMVIVTDEENAYDAIKAAEEASHEHPSRTLVVIKRHARTPRDRQSSRLDAEVRVGADAGTGETVILRTYGEVSDHADSVVLPLLLPDAPVVVWWPVDAPEVPSKDPLGALAQRRITDLYAVENPLETLQARVRSYAPGDTDLAWTRLTPWRSMLAAALDQARARIVSAAVEAEAENPAAELLARWLEARLHVQVDRVVTAGPVVTAVRLGTEHGEIVIDRPEGPLATLTLPGQPSRTLALKVRATSELIAEELRRLDADEMYAVALNGAATEETPAHV from the coding sequence ATGAAGATCGACCTGACCGACACCACGGCAAGCAAGATCAACAAGGCGCTGGTGCAGGGCCGCCGCGCCATCGGCACGCCCGCCGTGGGCATGGTCCTGACGATGGTGATCGTCACGGACGAGGAGAACGCCTACGACGCGATCAAGGCGGCCGAGGAGGCCTCGCACGAGCACCCCTCGCGCACCCTGGTCGTCATCAAGCGGCACGCCCGCACCCCGCGCGACCGCCAGTCCTCCCGCCTCGACGCCGAGGTCCGGGTGGGCGCCGACGCGGGTACCGGCGAGACGGTGATCCTCAGGACCTACGGCGAGGTCTCCGACCACGCCGACTCGGTGGTGCTGCCGCTGCTGCTGCCGGACGCGCCGGTGGTGGTGTGGTGGCCGGTGGACGCCCCCGAGGTGCCCTCCAAGGACCCGCTCGGGGCACTGGCCCAGCGGCGGATCACCGACCTGTACGCCGTCGAGAACCCCCTGGAGACGCTCCAGGCCCGGGTCCGCTCCTACGCGCCCGGTGACACCGACCTGGCCTGGACCCGGCTGACGCCCTGGCGTTCGATGCTGGCGGCGGCGCTGGACCAGGCCCGGGCGCGGATCGTCTCGGCGGCGGTGGAGGCCGAGGCCGAGAACCCGGCCGCCGAGCTGCTGGCCCGCTGGCTGGAGGCGCGGCTGCACGTACAGGTCGACCGGGTGGTCACCGCCGGGCCGGTCGTCACGGCCGTGCGCCTGGGCACGGAGCACGGCGAGATCGTCATCGACCGCCCCGAGGGACCGCTGGCCACGCTGACCCTGCCGGGCCAGCCGTCGCGCACCCTCGCGCTGAAGGTCCGTGCCACCTCCGAACTCATCGCCGAGGAGCTGCGGCGCCTCGACGCGGACGAGATGTACGCCGTCGCCCTGAACGGCGCGGCCACCGAGGAGACCCCTGCCCATGTCTGA
- the zwf gene encoding glucose-6-phosphate dehydrogenase: MSEGIEGIPQTAEQETKGTKEDKEARAAQEAAGVEQTGVSGTAEAAPSADRADTYADIDIDIDIDIDTDFINPLRDPRDRRLPRIAGPSGLVIFGVTGDLSRKKLMPAVYDLANRGLLPPGFSLVGFARRDWEDQDFAQVVHDAVREHARTPFREEVWQQLAEGMRFIPGDFDDDTAFKQLRSAVEELDASRGTSGNYAFYLSVPPKFFPKVVQQLKKHKLASAPEGSWRRAVIEKPFGHDLRSAEELNRIVHEVFDPEQVFRIDHYLGKETVQNLLALRFANQMFEPIWNRSFVDHVQITMAEDIGIGGRAGYYDGIGAARDVIQNHLLQLMALTAMEEPAAFDAASLLTEKLKVLKAVRLPQDLGQGTVRGQYAAAWQGGTKVRGYLEEDGIDQSSTTDTYAAVRLQVDNRRWAGVPFYLRTGKRLGRRVTEIAVVFQRAPHSPFDSTATEELGSNAIVIRVQPDEGMTVRFGSKVPGTSMEIRDVTMDFAYGESFTESSPEAYERLILDVLLGDANLFPRHQEVEESWKILDPIEQYWATHGRPAQYASGSWGPEEADEMLARDGRSWRRP, translated from the coding sequence ATGAGCGAGGGCATCGAGGGCATCCCCCAGACGGCCGAACAGGAGACCAAGGGCACCAAGGAGGACAAGGAGGCCCGGGCGGCGCAGGAGGCTGCCGGGGTCGAGCAGACCGGGGTGAGCGGCACGGCGGAGGCCGCCCCGTCCGCGGACCGCGCCGACACCTACGCCGACATCGACATCGACATCGACATCGACATCGACACCGACTTCATCAACCCGCTGCGCGACCCGCGGGACCGCCGGCTGCCCAGGATCGCGGGCCCCTCCGGGCTGGTCATCTTCGGCGTCACCGGCGACCTGTCCCGCAAGAAGCTGATGCCGGCCGTGTACGACCTGGCCAACCGCGGCCTGCTGCCGCCGGGCTTCTCCCTGGTGGGCTTCGCCCGCCGGGACTGGGAGGACCAGGACTTCGCGCAGGTGGTGCACGACGCGGTCCGTGAGCACGCCCGCACCCCGTTCCGCGAGGAGGTCTGGCAGCAGCTCGCCGAGGGCATGCGGTTCATCCCCGGTGACTTCGACGACGACACGGCGTTCAAGCAGCTGCGCTCCGCCGTGGAGGAGCTGGACGCCTCCCGGGGCACCAGCGGCAACTACGCCTTCTACCTCTCGGTGCCGCCGAAGTTCTTCCCGAAGGTCGTCCAGCAGCTGAAGAAGCACAAGCTGGCGAGCGCCCCGGAGGGTTCCTGGCGCCGCGCGGTGATCGAGAAGCCGTTCGGGCATGATCTGCGGTCGGCCGAGGAGCTCAACCGCATCGTGCACGAGGTGTTCGATCCGGAGCAGGTCTTCCGCATCGACCACTACCTGGGCAAGGAGACCGTCCAGAACCTGCTGGCCCTGCGCTTCGCCAACCAGATGTTCGAGCCGATCTGGAACCGGTCCTTCGTGGACCACGTGCAGATCACCATGGCCGAGGACATCGGCATCGGCGGTCGGGCCGGGTACTACGACGGCATCGGCGCCGCCCGTGACGTCATCCAGAACCACCTGCTCCAGCTCATGGCGCTCACCGCGATGGAGGAACCGGCCGCCTTCGACGCCGCCTCGCTGCTCACCGAGAAGCTGAAGGTCCTCAAGGCCGTGCGGCTGCCGCAGGACCTGGGGCAGGGCACGGTGCGCGGACAGTACGCGGCGGCCTGGCAGGGCGGCACCAAGGTGCGCGGATACCTGGAGGAGGACGGCATCGACCAGTCCTCCACCACCGACACGTACGCCGCGGTCCGGCTCCAGGTGGACAACCGCCGCTGGGCCGGTGTCCCGTTCTACCTGCGCACCGGCAAGCGCCTCGGCCGCCGGGTGACGGAGATCGCCGTCGTCTTCCAGCGGGCCCCGCACTCCCCCTTCGACTCCACCGCGACCGAGGAGCTCGGCTCCAACGCGATCGTCATCCGCGTCCAGCCGGACGAGGGCATGACGGTCCGCTTCGGCTCGAAGGTGCCGGGCACCTCGATGGAGATCCGGGACGTGACGATGGACTTCGCCTACGGCGAGTCGTTCACCGAATCGAGCCCCGAGGCGTACGAACGGCTGATCCTTGACGTCCTCCTGGGCGACGCCAACCTGTTCCCCCGTCACCAGGAAGTGGAAGAGTCCTGGAAGATCCTCGACCCGATCGAGCAGTACTGGGCCACGCACGGCCGGCCCGCGCAGTACGCCTCGGGCAGCTGGGGACCCGAGGAGGCAGACGAGATGCTCGCACGAGACGGACGGAGCTGGCGCAGGCCATGA